GTTGTTCCGCGACGATCTTCTTGACGCGTTGCTCAATGTTATCCATTCAAACCCTCCGGGGTAGTTAGTTCAAACAAGTGCGCGCATTTTAACAGGTTTGCCGCGCAAAGTTAGCCTGTGCCAAATAATGTTCAATACCACACAAAATCGCGCAATTTGACCACAATTTACGCGAAAAATCATCAATTCATGTACATGCCGCCATTCACGTGGAGCGTCGTGCCAGTGATGTAGCCGGCCTGCGGCGACGCGAGGAACGCCACGGCATTCGCGATGTCTTCCGGCGCACCGAGGCGGCCCAACGGGATCCGCGCCTTGAGCGCTTCGTGCTGCGCTTCGCCCAGCGCCTTGGTCATGTCCGTGTCGATGAAACCTGGCGCCACGCAGTTGACCGTAATGTTTCGACTGCCGATCTCGGCAGCGAGCGAACGCGACATGCCGGCAACACCGGCCTTGGCCGCCGCGTAGTTCGCCTGGCCCGGATTGCCGGCCGAGCCGACGACCGACGTCACGTTGATGATACGGCCGCTGCGCGCCTTCATCATCGGCTTGATGACGGCACGCGAGAGACG
The Pandoraea pulmonicola DNA segment above includes these coding regions:
- the fabG gene encoding 3-oxoacyl-ACP reductase FabG, coding for MSKQLDNHVALVTGASRGIGRAIALELARQGATVVGTATSEGGAKGIDAYFAEAGLAGKGIVLNVTDAEGVAAALDDILKQHGKLDILVNNAGITRDNLAMRMKDDEWDDVIDTNLKAIFRLSRAVIKPMMKARSGRIINVTSVVGSAGNPGQANYAAAKAGVAGMSRSLAAEIGSRNITVNCVAPGFIDTDMTKALGEAQHEALKARIPLGRLGAPEDIANAVAFLASPQAGYITGTTLHVNGGMYMN